GCCTACAGCTGGACAGCCCCGAAATTCTGCTCACCGTGGATAACGGTCTCTACCAGCTGCAAAAACTCAGCGCCGACCTCTACGGCGGCCAGCTCAATAGCAACGGCCAGTTCAATGCCCGCGCCCAGACCGCAGAGGGACAGGTGCGCGGCGGCCTTGTCGGTGTGGATATCGGCAAGGTCCAGAAGGCGCTGTTCCCCAATGAAAAAGTGCAGGTGGCCGGCGAAGCCAGTGTCAACTGGGACGGGCAGACCAAGGGCAAGACCTCCACAGATCTGCAGCAGAACCTGCGCGCCGCCGTCAATGTGTCCAGTAAAGAGCTGTCCATAGCGCCGTTCAACCTGGAGAAGAGCATGTGCCAGCTGTTCAGCTACGCCGAGAATACTCCACTGCCGGAGAGAAACTGGCCCGCCCAGACCGATCTGCAGGATGTGCGCGCCACAATCGCGGTGAAAGGGGACGAAGTAAAAGTGACCGAAATTCTCGCCGGCATCGAGAATATCGCCATGACCGGCGATGGCGAGGTGGACCTGAAGAAACAGGATTTCGACTTCGCCCTCGGCCTCGCTCTAGTGGGTGAGAGCACCTCCGCCGATGGCTGCACCGTAAAGAACAAACGCTGGCGCAATCGCCCGCTGCCACTGCGCTGCAAAGGCGACTTCGACGATGTGGGCCCAACAACCTGTAAACCCGACAGCCGCCGCCTCGACGACTTGGTGCGCGAAGAGCTGAAATACAAAGCCAAGAAAAAATATGGCGATAAGGTGGAAGAAAAAGTCGACGAACTAAAAGAAAAACTTAAAAATCTTTTCGGCCGTTAATGTAAGCCGCACCGGGTTTCGCCCGGTGCGTAACCCCGCCCCCAATATTGCACGCTATTCCATCTCCGAATCCTCTCCAAAGCGCCAAAGCCACGACAAAAATACCGCGCTAAATTGCAGCAACCAATGACCGCGAAGCGCATAGAGTGTGAATAAACCATTAAAGGACGGGGTTAGTGCGATCTACTTAACGCGGCCCCTAGCCAGTGCCGGGAGCTGTCATCAGGTGCTTCTACATCACCCCGGCCATCTTTTACTTTTATTTATATTTTTTCCCATTGCGCGACAATTTCCTTATTACTTGCACTTTCTTTTTCCAAGATCAGTACAAGCTTGATCGGCCATATAAAGGGAATAACAAATGCCATTAATGCAACGAGCGCAAGACAATAAATCCAAACAGGTGATCACCAAGCTGGTTACTAGCGCTGCGAAAAACACACCTGCAGAGGAGGCCTGGGGTAACCACCACGTGAACTGCTATGCCTGGGCCGCAAACTGCGAGAAGCCCCACAAGGGCAAGCCAGACCCTGGCTCCAACTCCGGCTATGTCGCGGGCTTGGATAATGACCGCCTGATTGAGGGCGCCAAACGCGATGGGATGGCCTATGTAGCCAACGCCCCAGCAAACAATCCCCCGCCTTTCACCAAGGGTTATTACTGTGTTGCCCTGTATAAGTCCACAACCGATCACCACTGGTACCGACGGGACCCGGAAACCGGCTACTGGACGCACAAACCAGGCGCTCACGGAGTGAAAAACTACGGGCCCGGTTTTGTGATTCTGCCCAAGCAGCTGGAGACGGCAAACCATAACTATGGTATGGCTGCCACAAATTATCACTTTGTCGGCTATTTCTATGTGCCGGAAGAGGGTATTCAGGTCTAATCGCTAAGCGAAGATCGTCACGGTGCTGCTCAGCCTGAGCTAGATAAGATGGGCAGCAAAGCCTGCCCTCACCGAATGTTCACCAGAGCGGTCCACCCAGTGTCCGCAACGCGAGTGGAAGCTCCCCCAGGCTATTCGCAGCCGGCGGGGGGTCTAGCAGAGACAATTTCTGCTTCGGGCAGATAGTAATCTCCACCGCTCAAATTCCAACTGATCAATGCTGATCTGATAGCGCGTTTACCCCTCCATTGGCCACACAGGCGGTATCCCTCTCTTTGTAACCCGCTGGCGCATCGACCCGCTACCACGGAACCGCAAGGCTGACGTTGAAAACATAGATACGGCAACACCCGACATAAGTCGCCTTGAAGACCCAGTGCAAAAAAGAGCTTCAATACAACACCAAGAAAAAATATGGCGATTGGGTAGAAGAAAAGGTCGACGAATGGAAAGAAACCATGAAAAATCTCTTCAGCCGCTAAGGCTCAAAGCAAAGTGCACCAAGGTTAGCCCGCGCACAGCCCAAGGTTTCCATCACAAACATCAGCCCGCAGTATCTCCATGACCCCAAAGCAGTTCCAAAACGCCGTTCTTAAATGGTTCGACAAACACGGGCGCAAGGACCTGCCCTGGCAGCAGAGTATCAATCCCTATCGCGTGTGGGTTTCCGAGATCATGCTGCAACAGACCCAGGTCAGCGCGGTGATCCCCTACTTCGAGCGCTTTATGCAGAGCTTTCCCACCCTGGAGAGCCTCGCCACCGCACCGCTTGATAAGGTGCTGGCTCACTGGAGCGGCCTCGGTTATTACGCCCGTGCGCGCAATCTGCACAAATGTGCGCAGACGGTGTTGCAGGAACACGGTGGGGAATTTCCACAGGATGTAGAGGCGCTCACCGAACTGAGCGGCATTGGCCGCTCTACCGCAGGCGCCATCGCCAGTATCAGCATGGGACTCAGAGCACCGATTCTGGATGGCAACGTAAAACGGGTACTGGCGCGCTTCCACGCCGTGGAAGGCTGGCCGGGGCAGAGTGCCGTGGCCAATCAATTGTGGGAGCTGGCCGAGACCTACACCCCGGACAAACGCGTTAACGATTACACCCAGGTGATGATGGATCTGGGTGCCACCCTGTGCACCCGCAGCAAACCCCGCTGTGAAGAGTGCCCGTTAAAGAAATCCTGTGTGGCCCACGCCCAAGGCAATCCGCAGGATTACCCCGGCAAAAAACCGCGCAAGGAAAAACCGGTGCGCAGCGCCACCCTGTTACTGCTGGAATACCAGGGCGAAATTTATCTAGAGCAGCGCCCCGACAGCGGCATCTGGGGCGGCCTCTGGTGCCCTCCCCAAGCAGAAGATGCCAAGGCTTGGCTCAAACAACAGCGTTGGCGCGCCAGTGAAATACAAACGCTGCCGCTGCTGCGCCACACCTTTACTCACTTCCACCTGGATATTACCCCGCTGTGGGTACAGCTCGACAAAGTCTCCACCCAGGTGGCGGAGAGCGGCGCCGGCTGGTATAAACTGCGGCAACTAAACCGCGCCCGCGCGGCCCAGGAACTGGGGCTACCCGCCCCGATCGTAAAGCTGGCAAAACAACTATTGGCGCTGCAGGCACCCCTGCTCGCCCCAACTACGGCCGACTAGAACCAGGAGGAGTCCATGTCCAGAACCGTATTCTGCCGCAAGTACCAAGAGGAATTGGAAGGCCTGGACGCACCGCCCTTCCCCGGCCCCAAAGGCGTCGATATTTTCGAGCATGTTTCCAAAAAAGCCTGGCAGGAGTGGATGTCGCACCAGACCATGCTGATTAACGAAAAGCACCTGAACATGATGGAACCCTCAAGCCGCGCCTACCTGAGCGAGCAGATGATG
The DNA window shown above is from Microbulbifer variabilis and carries:
- the mutY gene encoding A/G-specific adenine glycosylase produces the protein MTPKQFQNAVLKWFDKHGRKDLPWQQSINPYRVWVSEIMLQQTQVSAVIPYFERFMQSFPTLESLATAPLDKVLAHWSGLGYYARARNLHKCAQTVLQEHGGEFPQDVEALTELSGIGRSTAGAIASISMGLRAPILDGNVKRVLARFHAVEGWPGQSAVANQLWELAETYTPDKRVNDYTQVMMDLGATLCTRSKPRCEECPLKKSCVAHAQGNPQDYPGKKPRKEKPVRSATLLLLEYQGEIYLEQRPDSGIWGGLWCPPQAEDAKAWLKQQRWRASEIQTLPLLRHTFTHFHLDITPLWVQLDKVSTQVAESGAGWYKLRQLNRARAAQELGLPAPIVKLAKQLLALQAPLLAPTTAD
- a CDS encoding oxidative damage protection protein, with protein sequence MSRTVFCRKYQEELEGLDAPPFPGPKGVDIFEHVSKKAWQEWMSHQTMLINEKHLNMMEPSSRAYLSEQMMKFLSGEEYDAADGYVPPEQQ